The following nucleotide sequence is from Desulfovibrio aminophilus DSM 12254.
CGTCCGGCCCGGCATAGCTCAGGAGCCCGCGCACCTCCGGATGGTCGGCCTCGCCGTAGAGCAGCAGCCTGCGGCCCCGCCCGCACTCCCGGGCGATGAGCATCTGGGCCTTCTTGACCTTGGGGCAGGTGGCGTCCACCACCCGCGCGCCGCGTTCCTCCAGGGCCTCCTGCATGGCCTTGGGCACGCCGTGGGCCCGGATGACCACGGCCGCGCCCTGGGGAATGTCCTCCGGACCACGCGCCACGCTCACCCCGCGCCGGGCGTAGTGCTCGAGCACCTGGGGGTTGTGGATGATCGGCCCCAGGGTACGCACGGGCGCGTCGCCGCCCTCGGCCAGCAGGGAATCCAGCCGGGTCAGGGCCAGGTCCACGCCCATGCAGAATCCGGCCGTCTCGGCCAGCACCACTTCCATGTCTCCTCCGTCAGCCGCGCCGGGCCGCGCCGTCCAGCAGGCGCTCCACCCGGGGCAGGATGCGGTCCACGATGCGCTCCACGCCCGCTTCCGTGGGGTGGATGCCGTCGCTCTGGTTCAGGTTCCGGTCCCCGGCCACGCCGTCCAGGAAAAAGGGATACAGCTCCACGCCCTTTTCCCGCGCCAGGGCCGGATAGAGCCCGTTGAAGTCCTTTTCATAGGCCGGGCCCATGTTCGGCGGGGCCAGCATCCCGGCCAGGAGCACGCGCACGCCCTTGGCCCGCAGCTTGTCCAGGATGGCCGCGAGATTGGCCTTGGTGCGCGCCGGGTCCAGGCCGCGCAGGGCGTCGTTGGCCCCCAGTTCCACCACGGCCGCGTCCGGCGTACCGGACGGATCGGAAAGCAGCCAGTCCAGCCGGGCCAAGCCACCCGCGCTCGTGTCGCCGGAAACACCGGCGTTGATCACCCGCACATCCCGGCCCGCCGCGCGCAGCCGGGCCTCCAGGCGTTCGGCGAAGCCCGCGCCCTGGGGCAGGCCGTAGCCCGCGGTGAGGCTGTCGCCCAGGGCCAGCAGGACGAGCGGTCGCGCGATTACCTGCGGAGCGGCCTGGGCGCTGCTTTGAGCCGGAAACGAAATGCAGTACAAGAGGACCAGGACCGGCAACCACCAGCACAGGCGGAACGCACGCATGGGCACTCCAGAGTCGTTGATATCCCTTCAATCCGTGCATCTGACGTTAACCGGGGGCAGCGGGCCGGTCAACATCCTGCGCGGCGTGAACCTCGAGGTCCGCGCCGGGGAGACCCTGGCCGTGGTGGGCCCCTCGGGCTCGGGCAAGACCACCCTGCTCATGGTCCTGGCCGGGCTGGAGCGGCCCAGCTCGGGCAGCGTGAACGTCTCCGGCCGCAACCTGGCGCTCATGGGCGAGGACGCCCTGGCCCGCTTCCGCCGCTCCGGCGTGGGCATCGTGTTCCAGGCCTTCCACCTCGTGCCGACCATGACCGCCCAGGAGAACGTGGCCCTGCCCCTGGAATTCGCGGGCAGGCCGAGAGCCTTCGAAACCGCCGGGCGCTGGCTGGCGGCCGTGGGCCTGGACTCCCGCCTGGACCACTACCCGGCCCAGCTCTCCGGCGGTGAGCAACAGCGCGTGGCCCTGGCCCGGGCCTTCGCCCCCGAGCCCTTCCTGCTTTTGGCCGACGAGCCCACCGGCAACCTCGACGCGGACACCGGCCGGATCATCATGGACCTGCTTTTCTCCCTCTCGGCCGACCGGGGGACCACCCTCGTGCTCGTGACCCACGATCAGGGGCTGGCAGCCCGCGCCGGACGCACCGTGCGCATGTGCGACGGCCGCCTGGACGGGGAGGCCGGATGAACGCCGCCGGGATCCTCCTGGCTATTCGTCTGGCCCGCCGGGAACTGCGCGGCGGCCTGCGCGGCTTCGGGGTCTTCCTGGCCTGCCTGGCCCTGGGAGTGGGCGCGGTGTCCTGCGTGGGCACCCTGAACGCCTCCCTGGAGGCGGGCCTGCGCCGCGACGCCCGAACCCTGCTCGGCGGCGATCTGGAGGTGCGCCAGAGCCACCTGCCGCCCCGTGCCGAGGCCCTGGAGCTCCTCGCGGATCTGGGCCGGGTCTCGCTCCAGGCCCGCATGCGGGGCATGGCCCATGCCGGAGACGGCCACTCCGCCGTGGTCGAGGTCAAGGCCGTGGACGCGGCCTATCCGCTCTACGGCCGAGTGATTCTGGAGCCGGACCTGCCGCCGGCCGAGGCCCTGGCCGAACGGGACGGCCTGTTCGGGGCGGTCGCCGAACCCCGCCTGCTGGAGCGCCTGGGCCTGCGACCGGGCCAGGAACTGCGCCTGGGGCACGGACGTTTCCGGGTCACGGCCATGCTGCGCACGGAACCGGACCGGGGCGCGACCTTGTTCAACCTCGGGCCCCGGCTGCTCCTTTCACAAGCGGGCCTGGAGTCCACGGGCCTGCTCCAGCCGGGCAGCGTGGTCTCCTACTCGGCCCTGGTCCGCCTGCATCCCGGGGTCACGCCCGAACAGGCCCGCGCGGCCCTGACCCGTGAATTCCCCGACGAGACGGGCTGGCGCGTCCTGGATCACGGCCAGGCCGCCGGGGGCATCCGCCGTTCCCTGGACAACATCTCGCTCTACCTGACCCTGGTGGGCCTGGCCTCCCTGCTTTTGGGCGGCATCGGCGCGGCCGGTGCGGTACGCGGCTTTCTGGCCTCGCGGGCCGACGCCCTGGCGGCCATGAAGGCCGTGGGAGCGGAACGCGGCCAGATCCTGGCCGCCTACCTGACTCAGATCCTCGTTCTCGCCGCCGTGGGCAGCGCCCTCGGGCTCCTGGCCGGAGTCCTCGGGGCAAACGCGGCGGCCGCGCTCCTATCGCAGGTGCTCGGCGTGCCCTCGGCCCCGGGCCTCTATCCCGGCCCGCTGCTCTCGGGTCTGGCCTACGGCCTGCTCACGGCCCTGGCCTTCTCGGTCTGGCCGCTCTCGGCGGCCGCCGCCGTGTCCCCGGTGCGCCTCTTCCGGGGCTACGCCGACCCAGGCACACCGCGCCCGAGCGCCTGCGCCCTGGCGGTCTCGGGATTGTGCGCCCTGGCCCTGCTCACCCTGACCTTGATGAACGCCCCCGCTCCGGGCGTGGTCCTGGGCTTCGCCGCCGGGGTGGTCCTCAGCTCCCTGGCGCTCTTCCTCCTGGCCCGGGGGGCCAAGGCCCTGGCCAAAAGCCTACCGAGCCCCCGCGACCCGCGCCTGCGCCTGGCTCTGGGCAACATCCACCGCCCGGGCTCGGGCCTCACGGCCGTGGTCTTCTCCCTGGGTCTGGGCCTGGCCGTGCTCTGCACCGTGGTCCTGGCCGACCTGAACCTGCGCGACACGCTGGACCGGCGCATGCCCGCCTCGGCCCCGGCTTACTTCTTCCTCGACATTCCCAAGAACGCCCTGAAGCTCTTCCAAGACACGGTCCTGACCGTTCCCGGGGTCACGCGCGAGGAGCACGCCCCCACCATCAGGGGGCGGGTGGTGCGAGTGAACGGCGTACTCTCCGAAAAAGTCCGACCGGACCCGGACGCGGCCTGGATTCTGCGCGGCGACCGGGGCCTGACCATGGCCGACCGGCCGCCCGAGGGCACGAGCTTGGCGGCCGGAGAGTGGTGGCCGGAGCACTACCAGGGCCCGCCCCTGGTCTCCTTCGGAGAACAGGAGGCCAAGGGCCTGGGCCTCCAGATCGGCGGCACGATCACGGTGAACGTCCTGGGCCGCGAGATC
It contains:
- a CDS encoding arylesterase, which encodes MRAFRLCWWLPVLVLLYCISFPAQSSAQAAPQVIARPLVLLALGDSLTAGYGLPQGAGFAERLEARLRAAGRDVRVINAGVSGDTSAGGLARLDWLLSDPSGTPDAAVVELGANDALRGLDPARTKANLAAILDKLRAKGVRVLLAGMLAPPNMGPAYEKDFNGLYPALAREKGVELYPFFLDGVAGDRNLNQSDGIHPTEAGVERIVDRILPRVERLLDGAARRG
- a CDS encoding ABC transporter ATP-binding protein → MGTPESLISLQSVHLTLTGGSGPVNILRGVNLEVRAGETLAVVGPSGSGKTTLLMVLAGLERPSSGSVNVSGRNLALMGEDALARFRRSGVGIVFQAFHLVPTMTAQENVALPLEFAGRPRAFETAGRWLAAVGLDSRLDHYPAQLSGGEQQRVALARAFAPEPFLLLADEPTGNLDADTGRIIMDLLFSLSADRGTTLVLVTHDQGLAARAGRTVRMCDGRLDGEAG
- a CDS encoding ABC transporter permease → MNAAGILLAIRLARRELRGGLRGFGVFLACLALGVGAVSCVGTLNASLEAGLRRDARTLLGGDLEVRQSHLPPRAEALELLADLGRVSLQARMRGMAHAGDGHSAVVEVKAVDAAYPLYGRVILEPDLPPAEALAERDGLFGAVAEPRLLERLGLRPGQELRLGHGRFRVTAMLRTEPDRGATLFNLGPRLLLSQAGLESTGLLQPGSVVSYSALVRLHPGVTPEQARAALTREFPDETGWRVLDHGQAAGGIRRSLDNISLYLTLVGLASLLLGGIGAAGAVRGFLASRADALAAMKAVGAERGQILAAYLTQILVLAAVGSALGLLAGVLGANAAAALLSQVLGVPSAPGLYPGPLLSGLAYGLLTALAFSVWPLSAAAAVSPVRLFRGYADPGTPRPSACALAVSGLCALALLTLTLMNAPAPGVVLGFAAGVVLSSLALFLLARGAKALAKSLPSPRDPRLRLALGNIHRPGSGLTAVVFSLGLGLAVLCTVVLADLNLRDTLDRRMPASAPAYFFLDIPKNALKLFQDTVLTVPGVTREEHAPTIRGRVVRVNGVLSEKVRPDPDAAWILRGDRGLTMADRPPEGTSLAAGEWWPEHYQGPPLVSFGEQEAKGLGLQIGGTITVNVLGREITARVASLRRIEWTSLALNHAMVFSPGVLDAAPYSYLATVYSTPGAEEEVFRAVSTAMPDVTAVYVRDVLDDVRRTAGRIALAARAATAVALLAGLLVLSQALRANLQARRREAVVFKVLGATRSDVLLSLAAEFCLLGLSTALAASLIGALASRAFTTRLLLGGWSLHPWALAACALAGTAATLALGLLGVRRALGQKAWPVLRNE